Below is a window of Camelina sativa cultivar DH55 chromosome 11, Cs, whole genome shotgun sequence DNA.
ACAAAAGTATCCTTGTGTGCATGCATTGGCGTCTTTCATTACATTCCAAAAATATGGAGGTAAGGATATCGAGTTACATGAGTTGTGTTCTAAGTATTATTGGACGGAGCTGTGGGCAATTGCATATTGCAGGACAATTTATTTAGTACCTGATAAGTCTCGATGGGATGTCCTAGATGAAGTCCAAGATATGCAGATCATGCCTCCGAATCGGAAAATAAAagggggaagaaagaaaacaaaaaggtatgcaTCTGCTGGAGAAAAACGACCAAAGACTCGACCTAGGACGCAGAATAAAAGGCGCCGGAGACAAGGACTCCAATGGTTGTTATTTGGAGATAATGTTCATGTTTGATTCACCTCTTCATGtatcaattgtgtttggtttgaaaCTTAATGTAAAAATTGgtttgaaacttaatttgaaacttaatttgaagtctattaatgttttcttctttcaacatGTGTATATAATAGAGTATAACTGGCACAACTAAGATAAAActggtaaaaataataaaattggtaCTACCTAAAACCAATACATATTGTATAATACATGTGTATAGATGTTTTACATAGGTTTCTACTATAGGTGAATAATTTTCGAAAATctactaattttaaattatttatgaaagaATCTCAACAAATGTTTCTTTACACTTTTAATGTTACTTTGTAAATTATTACCAATTAAGCATGAAAAAGTTATagaattataagttttaacttaTGAAGTTGCAAAAAGCTTGTAATTGTATGTTAGTTAAGTTTAATCAACTGTAAAACTAANATTTTGTCCTCAACGAGTAGCCACATCGGCTGTGTACATCTCCTCCAAAAGTACAGGTAGNCGCTAAGGtttaatataactaattaaactgAGAAACCTCGAAAGTACAACTATTTGGAAGTTTAGTGCAACTGCATTAATCGGTAAAACTATGTGTGAACACGCAGTGTGAACGCACACATCCTTTACACGTGGCCAgaatttcgttttttctttctttctttcctcatatccattcattcattttcttcGAAACCTAAAGTACaccttctctccttctctcatcTTCAAAGTCGAATTCTAGATCtatttctctccttctcaaacTATGGAACAATTTGAGGCCGACCCATACTATGCTGATCAGAAGAGGGCGAGGAANCACCGACAATCTAATCCAGACATCAACGCATGTTCTCTCAGACCATACCGGATTGGAACACCATTCACAACAAACcatgcttccttctttttttcgattttagccGTTCGAAGTAAGAGCAACCACATTCCCATAAGCTTGTGGTTTGGTTCCCTTGGCATGTGGAAAATGTGCTTGAATTGTGGATGTTTCTCAAACCAATCCCTCTCAGAACTAGTCAATGGATGCTCTAATTTATCCAGCGTTTCCacagtttcaaaaatatgacaCCTTGTCGatagcttgattttcttgttgtactgACTAGGCTCAAAGTGCATTCCTAAAGGTTGCATCGCTTCTATTTCCTCCTCTGATTCCTGCAACAATATCAGTTTTACATGAGTTATACCAGTTATACAACaactagttgtaccagttctactagttctacaccttctagttgtaccagttctactagttctacacccaTTAGTTGCACCAGTTCTACCAGTTCTACTATATcgatttcaaattccaattcaATTCTGAAAGAATGANNNNNNNNNNNNNNNNNNNNNNNNNNNNNNNNNNNNNNNNNNNNNNNNNNNNNNNNNNNNNNNNNNNNNNNNNNNNNNNNNNNNNNNNNNNNNNNNNNNNNNNNNNNNNNNNNNNNNNNNNNNNNNNNNNNNNNNNNNNNNNNNNNNNNNNNNNNNNNNNNNNNNNNNNNNNNNNNNNNNNNNNNNNNNNNNNNNNNNNNNNNNNNNNNNNNNNNNNNNNNNNNNNNNNNNNNNNNNNNNNNNNNNNNNNNNNNNNNNNNNNNNNNNNNNNNNNNNNNNNNNNNNNNNNNNNNNNNNNNNNNNNNNNNNNNNNNNNNNNNNNNNNNNNNNNNNNNNNNNNNNNNNNNNNNNNNNNNNNNNNNNNNNNNNNNNNNNNNNNNNNNNNNNNNNNNNNNNNNNNNNNNNNNNNNNNNNNNNNNNNNNNNNNNNNNNNNNNNNNNNNNNNNNNNNNNNNNNNNNNNNNNNNNNNNNNNNNNAACCTCCAATGGAATACAGAAACCTGGAACAGGCCATATCACATTCTCTTTATGCACGACCCCATCAAAATGCCTCATTGTATGGGAAATCTCTTCTAGCATTTTCTCGAATGATAATCTCCCCCAAggaaaagacacacaaaaacctAGATCATTCACTGCTCTTACAACAAAATCATCGATACCCGCAACATCTTTCCCCGAGTCTTTTGTATGGCCTACAATGATGCTTCCTAAAAAGTAGAGAACCGCCATCTTCAACCTATCACGAGTACGATCTGGTTGCATTACCATTAGCTTTCCCCTCACATCTTGaagtgtaatcttttttttttcgtaaaaaataCTTCCTTCGAAACTCGATACCGCCGACTTCCTTGTAATTAAGTGGATAGCACCGACAATCTAATCCAGACATCACCGCATGTTCTCTCAGACCATACCGGATTGGAACACCATTCACAACAAACcatgcttccttctttttttcgattttagccGTTCGAAGTAAGAGCAACCACATTCCCATAAGCTTGTGGTTTGGTTCCCTTGGCATGTGGAAAATGTGCTTGAATTGTGGATGTTTCTCAAACCAATCCCTCTCAGAACTAGTCANCATCTCCCTCCTTCTTGCAAAGTACTCGGTTGCTCATCATCTACATGCGACTAACATGAAACCAAATTTGGTTAACACCTTTGATTTCGAAGTATTACCAAGTATTACTATAGTATTACGAAGTATCACCTTTGATTTCTCTTGCTCTTTCACATATACTTCCAACGGTTCGATCCTTTTTTCAAGACCATCAATCTTCACCGAAATGTTATCGAACTGAGTTTTCATATCCTGCTTCATGGTCCTTAGAANNNNNNNNNNNNNNNNNNNNNNNNNNNNNNNNNNNNNNNNNNNNNNNNNNNNNNNNNNNNNNNNNNNNNNNNNNNNNNNNNNNNNNNNNNNNNNNNNNNNNNNNNNNNNNNNNNNNNNNNNNNNNNNNNNNNNNNNNNNNNNNNNNNNNNNNNNNNNNNNNNNNNNNNNNNNNNNNNNNNNNNNNNNNNNNNNNNNNNNNNNNNNNNNNNNNNNNNNNNNNNNNNNNNNNNNNNNNNNNNNNNNNNNNNNNNNNNNNNNNNNNNNNNNNNNNNNNNNNNNNNNNNNNNNNNNNNNNNNNNNNNNNNNNNNNNNNNNNNNNNNNNNNNNNNNNNNNNNNNNNNNNNNNNNNNNNNNNNNNNNNNNNNNNNNNNNNNNNNNNNNNNNNNNNNNNNNNNNNNNNNNNNNNNNNNNNNNNNNNNNNNNNNNNNNNNNNNNNNNNNNNNNNNNNNNNNNNNNNNNNNNNNNNNNNNNNNNNNNNNNNNNNNNNNNNNNNNNNNNNNNNNNNNNNNNNNNNNNNNNNNNNNNNNNNNNNNNNNNNNNNNNNNNNNNNNNNNNNNNNNNNNNNNNNNNNNNNNNNNNNNNNNNNNNNNNNNNNNNNNNNNNNNNNNNNNNNNNNNNNNNNNNNNNNNNNNNNNNNNNNNNNNNNNNNNNNNNNNNNNNNNNNNNNNNNNNNNNNNNNNNNNNNNNNNNNNNNNNNNNNNNNNNNNNNNNNNNNNNNNNNNNNNNNNNNNNNNNNNNNNNNNNNNNNNNNNNNNNNNNNNNNNNNNNNNNNNNNNNNNNNNNNNNNNNNNNNNNNNNNNNNNNNNNNNNNNNNNNNNNNNNNNNNNNNNNNNNNNNNNNNNNNNNNNNNNNNNNNNNNNNNNNNNNNNNNNNNNNNNNNNNNNNNNNNNNNNNNNNNNNNNNNNNNNNNNNNNNNNNNNNNNNNNNNNNNNNNNNNNNNNNNNNNNNNNNNNNNNNNNNNNNNNNNNNNNNNNNNNNNNNNNNNNNNNNNNNNNNNNNNNNNNNNNNNNNNNNNNNNNNNNNNNNNNNNNNNNNNNNNNNNNNNNNNNNNNNNNNNNNNNNNNNNNNNNNNNNNNNNNNNNNNNNNNNNNNNNNNNNNNNNNNNNNNNNNNNNNNNNNNNNNNNNNNNNNNNNNNNNNNNNNNNNNNNNNNNNNNNNNNNNNNNNCCCCCcttgttttcaccatcttcttactcgatttttggttgattgaaagaaaacgagaaaaccctagttctacaGTTTCACCCAAATCGATTCGAGTTTCCCGAAGAAAGACGAGAGAGAGcggttttaaacataaattttacagtttttttttaaaagataccgATTCAGTTTTTCGGGTATTAGATCCGATTTCTTTTGGTTAGACCCAGGTATTCTTTGTAATTATCTTAGTTTTCTTTGGACAATAATGTAAAACACtcatttcttgatttaaaaaaaaaatcaaaaaatagaccaaaaaagaaaggaatTTTTGAGATTGTCAGAAATGTTTTAGGGAGTTCTGAGACGAAAACTCATTCGTGTTTAAAGGAATGAATGTTGTATTCATGGGGAGAATTGGGTCCAAGCGAGTTATTTATTCGTCTCGGTGGTCTTAGGTTGGTCACTTTCACTGTTCTTGGAGTTCCTATTGCAGCTGCTAGCTTTAAACCTTCCAGAGTGAGCTTTTTGAAACAGAGCCTGCCTCCTGCCacaagattttttgtttttagtacagattgtaatatatattcttttatgttGCAGGAGCCTTTGAGATTTGCTCTAGCTGCGGGTACTGGAACGTTATTCCTGGTTTCATTGATTGTCTTGAGAATTTACTTGGTATTGAACTTGCTCTACTTCTTCTCTTAAAAGAAGTCTTTACTTGTGAAagcttgatttgtttttgacttttggGTATATTTTCTTAGGGATGGAGCTACGTTGGAGATAGACTACTTTCTGCAGTTATACCATATGAAGAGAGTGGATGGTATGATGGGCAAATGTGGGTCAAACCACCAGAGGTTAGTAGTCTATCTACATGAGGAAATATAGCAACACAATCTTATTGCTACCAAGTTTTCATAGTTGTAGCTAATTTTGAAAACCTCTGATTTTTATAGTTCTCCATAAATTAGTCTTTTGTGGATGTACCTGAGTAATTAGTATGAAGTATCAAAGCAAAATCTATTccaaaacattggcaaaaaAGCTTGTAGATGGATCTACGCACTGCCAAGTGCCAAGTTATCACCCGTTCCGGAACTCTATTCATATGTATATGAGATTAACACTTCCTACAGAATTTAAGAACTAAAGCAACTGATGAATTACTATGACTTTGAATTTGTGTCCTCAGGTGTTGGCTCGCGACAGGTTGTTAGGCTCTTACAAGGTAAGCACAATACACAAACAATGTTTCTGAGTCAAtgttgcaaaaacaaaaatcagcaGAGTTTGTGATTTTCAGGTGAAGCCAGTAATCAAGATGCTCAAACAAACATTAGTCGGAACAGGAGCTTTACTCGTGTCAGCATTCGTACTATTCGTATTCGCAACACCAGTCGAGGATTTCTTTAAAACCACTCTGGGAGCCAAAGATAACCAAACAGAAGTTTCCATTTCAAGAACCAACAATAAGTTCAATATGAGGTATTAATGGAGACtgatcaaaaaaatttatggcTTAAAAAGAAGTAGCAAACTCACCTCTTTCACTAATACAAAACTCGCAGGAAAGAACAGTTGCTTCGGTTACCTGTAGATGTTGTGACCGACGATGATCTGGCAGCGGCCGCGGCTGAGGCTGCTGATGGAAGACCTGTCTATTGCAGAGACCGTTACTACCGTGCATTAGCCGGCGGTCAATACTGCAAATGGGAAGATCTCGTTAATAAATAGTTGTCAAAACAGAATAATCAACACAACACACAAGCTCTACGTAAGTTTTGATTAAAATGGCTTTAATAGCCTAAAGCCTCATCATCACTATATCAGAGATTATTGCATTCGTGGGTTCGTTGACCACAGGGGTCATCATGTCAAGAACTAAAGGCCCATATTAA
It encodes the following:
- the LOC104729087 gene encoding uncharacterized protein ycf36-like; translated protein: MLYSWGELGPSELFIRLGGLRLVTFTVLGVPIAAASFKPSREPLRFALAAGTGTLFLVSLIVLRIYLGWSYVGDRLLSAVIPYEESGWYDGQMWVKPPEVLARDRLLGSYKVKPVIKMLKQTLVGTGALLVSAFVLFVFATPVEDFFKTTLGAKDNQTEVSISRTNNKFNMRKEQLLRLPVDVVTDDDLAAAAAEAADGRPVYCRDRYYRALAGGQYCKWEDLVNK